A stretch of Mesoplodon densirostris isolate mMesDen1 chromosome 7, mMesDen1 primary haplotype, whole genome shotgun sequence DNA encodes these proteins:
- the UBQLN3 gene encoding LOW QUALITY PROTEIN: ubiquilin-3 (The sequence of the model RefSeq protein was modified relative to this genomic sequence to represent the inferred CDS: substituted 1 base at 1 genomic stop codon) → MAKSGEALPQGSRVLVQDPHLIKVTVKTPKDKEDFSVTDTCTIQQLKEEISQYFKAHPDQLIPIFAGKILKDPDSLAQCGVRDGFTVHLVIKMQRCTVGTECPAASVPIPAPSPGSLPQPSSIYPEDRLPTFSLGVLTGVSGLGLTSGSFPDQPSSLMWQHASVPEFVAQVIDDRFIERLLSNTGLVHQLVLDNPCMQQLIQHNPEIGHILNNPEIMRQTMEFLCNPAMMQEMMRSQDRALRNLESIPGGYNVLCTMYTDIMHPMLNAVQEQFGGNPFATTTTANATTSSSQPSRIENCDPLPNPWASTFAGSAGRRGRRPGDQDVPELRNSVSNILGNIRLYNYLQQLHESPLSLGTYLQGIASTLSPSQEPPPPPGSQVPPTSPSSQELEPGQPLPRESVAIKGKPSCPTFLRYPTESSARKAGSQDGAGNGSTAHSTNMPDLVSRLKCAANKDPFVPSPPSPTAVTPGTPEHVWLPPPAYPRSLRPAGMNQALQLQDEMCWKLPLLLHLQAAMANPRAMQALLQIEQGLQILATEAPHLLLLFMHCPAGLGSMAGSTEPXEGALMPADPPLAPAPEVPSAQGSVELGLHSMPFLQRLQALAGANPQQLQPKTHFRVQLEQLRAMGFLNTEANLQALIATEGDIDAAVKKLRQL, encoded by the coding sequence ATGGCCAAAAGTGGAGAGGCCCTGCCACAGGGCAGCCGAGTGCTGGTCCAGGATCCTCACCTCATCAAGGTGACAGTGAAGACGCCCAAGGACAAGGAGGATTTCTCAGTTACAGACACTTGCACCATCCAGCAGCTGAAGGAAGAGATATCCCAGTACTTTAAGGCCCACCCTGATCAGCTGATCCCAATCTTTGCTGGCAAAATCCTCAAGGACCCTGACTCACTGGCACAGTGTGGGGTCCGAGATGGCTTCACTGTCCACCTGGTCATCAAGATGCAGCGCTGTACTGTGGGCACTGAATGCCCAGCTGCTTCAGTCCCTATCCCAGCCCCAAGCCCTGGATCACTCCCTCAGCCAAGCTCCATTTACCCAGAAGACAGGCTACCCACCTttagcttaggtgtcctcacagGTGTCAGTGGGCTAGGCCTGACCTCTGGTAGTTTCCCCGACCAGCCAAGCTCACTGATGTGGCAGCATGCGTCTGTGCCTGAGTTTGTGGCTCAGGTCATTGATGACCGCTTCATTGAGCGTCTGCTGTCCAACACAGGCCTGGTGCACCAGCTGGTTCTTGACAACCCCTGTATGCAGCAGCTGATCCAGCACAACCCTGAGATTGGGCACATTCTCAACAACCCTGAAATCATGAGGCAGACAATGGAGTTTCTATGCAACCCTGCCATGATGCAAGAGATGATGCGTAGCCAGGACCGGGCACTCAGAAACCTGGAGAGCATCCCTGGTGGCTACAATGTGCTCTGTACCATGTATACAGATATCATGCACCCAATGCTTAATGCAGTGCAGGAGCAGTTTGGTGGCAATCCCTTTGCTACCACCACTACTGCTAATGCTACCACCAGCAGCAGCCAACCTTCAAGGATAGAGAATTGTgaccctctccccaacccctgggcttcCACATTTGCAGGCTCAGCTGGTaggagaggcaggaggcctggggaccAGGATGTACCTGAACTTAGAAATAGCGTTTCCAATATTCTAGGTAATATAAGGCTCTATAACTATCTCCAGCAATTACACGAGAGCCCCCTGTCCCTGGGAACCTATCTGCAGGGGATTGCATCTACACTCAGCCCAAGCCaagaaccaccaccaccaccaggaagccaagTTCCCCCAACTTCACCCTCATCCCAGGAACTTGAGCCAGGccagcctctccccagggagTCAGTAGCTATCAAGGGGAAGCCCTCCTGCCCCACATTCCTGAGATATCCCACAGAGAGCAGTGCTAGAAAAGCTGGAAGCCAAGATGGTGCAGGGAATGGCTCCACTGCCCACAGCACCAACATGCCTGATCTTGTCTCCAGGCTGAAGTGTGCTGCCAACAAGGACCCATTTGTTCCTTCCCCACCTTCACCCACAGCAGTCACTCCTGGAACCCCTGAGCATGTCTGGCTGCCGCCACCAGCTTATCCAAGATCTCTGAGGCCAGCCGGAATGAATCAGGCCCTACAGTTGCAGGACGAGATGTGCTGGAAGCTTCCACTGCTGCTGCACCTTCAGGCAGCCATGGCAAACCCTCGTGCCATGCAGGCCTTGCTGCAGATTGAGCAGGGTCTTCAGATCCTGGCTACTGAAgcccctcacctcctcctcttgTTCATGCATTgcccagcagggctgggaagtATGGCAGGAAGTACAGAGCCTTGAGAGGGTGCCCTCATGCCTGCGGATCctcccctagccccagctcctgAAGTTCCCTCAGCACAAGGCTCTGTGGAGCTGGGCCTCCATTCCATGCCCTTCCTCCAGAGGTTGCAAGCCCTAGCTGGCGCCAATCCCCAGCAGCTGCAGCCCAAGACTCACTTCCGGGTGCAGCTAGAGCAATTGCGGGCCATGGGTTTTCTGAATACTGAAGCCAATCTACAGGCCCTCATTGCCACCGAAGGTGACATAGATGCTGCTGTGAAGAAGCTGAGGCAGTTGTAG
- the UBQLNL gene encoding LOW QUALITY PROTEIN: ubiquilin-like protein (The sequence of the model RefSeq protein was modified relative to this genomic sequence to represent the inferred CDS: deleted 2 bases in 2 codons; substituted 2 bases at 2 genomic stop codons), with product MPHVIARTPRMAQCGHPSGLLADKNISSSVTRVIAKTPGKQEDFMIASDTSVRQFKEKLSAHFKCQMDQLVLVFMGCLLKDHDTLSQRGILDGHTIYMVIKPQNSSSSLAHSSRKLSTSEPCHQGKNTKGNSSGVYQPAGMSHTPVESSLSVDVPKGHTQYLEVGSSDHIALILENPSIQQLLSNMDFTRQFISEHPDMQQLMQQNSKVSHILENSEILWQTLELARNLAVIQDIMQIQQPAENLEHSPNPQSNVGLETIPGWDNTLGXSSADFNDQMLNCSQDPFGGNLFTALLGGQVPEQVQSSPPSPPPPQERSRHLVQSSTARVIYASSRGLSSTNSDNATPNKVNHTSRANTAASSTNGQSHTCAVEQPAGVPALPSIGLNQQPWAEGKNATISLDSSHQKLEGELQQSDERTSSQITGSMMQLLLNSPSLAAQIMLFMSLPQLIEQWRQQLPAFLQQTXLSNILIALADTKATQAILQIQWGLQLLATEAPVLLPWMAPYLWGLGWLPAPSCIYPDTVPWTWDVPDMAEPKGPESCHKSGTVLQRLQSLARDPSHLLQAPEIRFSKQMESLQAMGFGNHHANLQALIVTEGDTSAAIHKLRRSQGF from the exons ATGCCACATGTCATCGCTCGAACACCCAGGATGGCCCAGTGTGGGCATCCCTCAGGGCTGCTTGCAGACAAGAACATCTCTTCAAGTGTCACTCGGGTGATAGCGAAGACACCAGGCAAGCAGGAAGACTTTATGATAGCCAGTGATACCTCGGTGAGGCAGTTCAAGGAGAAGCTATCGGCTCACTTTAAATGCCAAATGGACCAGCTAGTGCTCGTCTTCATGGGCTGCCTTCTTAAAGACCATGACACACTGAGCCAGAGGGGCATCCTGGATGGCCACACCATCTACATGGTCATCAAG CCCCAAAACAGCTCCAGTTCCCTAGCCCATTCCTCCCGGAAACTGTCAACCAGTGAGCCCTGCCATCAGGGCAAAAACACCAAAGGAAACAGCAGTGGAGTATACCAACCTGCTGGTATGAGTCACACCCCAGTGGAGTCATCGCTGTCAGTGGATGTGCCCAAGGGGCATACCCAGTACCTGGAAGTGGGTAGTTCAGATCACATAGCACTGATACTGGAAAATCCTAGCATCCAGCAGCTTCTGTCCAACATGGACTTCACGAGACAGTTCATCTCAGAACACCCAGACATGCAACAATTGATGCAGCAGAACTCGAAGGTCTCACACATCCTTGAAAATTCTGAGATCCTATGGCAGACTCTGGAGCTGGCCAGGAACCTTGCTGTGATTCAAGACATAATGCAGATCCAGCAACCTGCAGAGAATCTTGAGCATTCACCGAACCCACAGTCAAATGTGGGCTTAGAGACAATCCCTGGATGGGACAATACCCTGGGTTAGAGCTCTGCTGATTTCAATGACCAGATGCTCAACTGCTCACAAGATCCATTTGGGGGCAACCTTTTCACAGCTCTCCTGGGAGGACAAGTGCCAGAACAAGTCCAGTCctcacccccatctccaccaccaccccaggaaAGGAGCAGACATCTTGTACAGTCCTCTACAGCCCGGGTCATCTATGCTAGTTCTCGTGGTCTATCCTCAACCAACTCAGACAATGCTACCCCCAACAAGGTGAACCATACTTCCAGGGCCAATACTGCCGCTAGCTCCACTAATGGTCAGAGTCATACATGTGCTGTTGAGCAGCCAGCTGGGGTACCAGCCTTACCTAGCATAGGGCTCAACCAGCAGCCCTGGGCAGAAGGCAAAAATGCCACCATCTCTCTAGATAGCTCTCACCAGAAATTAGAGGGTGAGCTCCAGCAGTCAGATGAGCGTACCAGCTCCCAGATTACAGGAAGCATGATGCAGTTGCTTTTGAACAGcccttccctggcagcccagatTATGTTGTTCATGAGTCTGCCCCAGCTGATTGAACAGTGGAGGCAGCAGCTGCCCGCATTTCTGCAGCAGACATAGCTTTCCAATATACTTATAGCCCTAGCCGACACTAAAGCAACACAAGCAATATTGCAGATTCAGTGGGGTCTGCAGTTATTGGCCACTGAGGCTCCTGTTCTTCTACCCTGGATGGCACCCTACCTGTGGGGCCTGGGTTGGCTTCCTGCACCCAGCTGCATCTATCCTGACACAGTGCCCTGGACCTGGGATGTGCCAGATATGGCTGAGCCCAAAGGTCCTGAGTCCTGCCACAAATCTGGAACAGTCCTGCAGAGGCTACAGTCCCTAGCTAGAGACCCTTCCCACCTTCTACAAGCCCCTGAGATTCGTTTCAGCAAGCAAATGGAATCTCTTCAGGCCATGGGGTTTGGGAACCACCATGCCAATTTGCAGGCCCTCATTGTCACCGAGGGAGACACC AGTGCTGCCATCCATAAGCTCAGGAGATCCCAGGGGTTCTAA